A part of Verrucomicrobium sp. genomic DNA contains:
- a CDS encoding SpoIVB peptidase S55 domain-containing protein, with product MRRRRLLLLAALLCLTAGGLRAQESPPAAASILPVKEIRPGMRGVAYTVLQGTEVVPIQVEIMGVAENAMGPGLDLIIGKLVDPKTAVCGAVHGMSGSPLYIDGKLAGALSRRLTTFEKDAQCGFTPIESMLQVGEMASSASAMAAPFSPFHLAKGDTLVEPPAPRFETLGVPFSATGLSGQALGELWRALGFSGSGFIPVSAGGSGSLARLSGAELKPGGAVSAVLMSGDLNVVGTGTVTTRTGNRLLAFGHGMQEAGASAWGLAPAEIITTIPSYAEAFKMSNAGPLVGTVDQDRLCAIAGKVGPLPPLADYRIEIVHNGKASPTLKGRFVTDKNTVPLLVATAAAAAMQDSNRVGRTLFLHVSGELRFRDSAVPPLKMDEIASGEDFEARKALMTLVEPVEIFYGQPWPVVPPASLTLRVETAEEVRAWTVEETRVDKRSVDPRGTLGVDVVLRERYGNRQVRHFDVALPPALKQGPFRIRASGAMGLDLPAISDTAPAIEDAAQYVALFNRRHRADRLYLQIVSDAPGRVVGDRQLPALPPSVLSVTGRDAAASGAKTVSMGEQVWYETSAEMPGVVGGQQSVFLDIHS from the coding sequence ATGAGGCGGAGGCGGCTCCTCCTCCTGGCCGCGCTGCTTTGCCTCACGGCGGGCGGCCTGCGCGCCCAGGAATCGCCGCCCGCCGCCGCCTCCATCCTGCCGGTAAAGGAGATCCGGCCCGGCATGCGGGGCGTGGCCTACACCGTCCTGCAGGGGACGGAGGTCGTCCCCATCCAGGTGGAGATCATGGGCGTGGCGGAAAACGCCATGGGACCGGGCCTCGACCTCATCATCGGCAAGCTCGTCGATCCGAAGACGGCGGTCTGCGGCGCCGTCCACGGCATGAGCGGCAGCCCCCTCTACATCGACGGCAAGCTCGCCGGGGCCCTCTCCCGGCGGCTCACCACGTTCGAGAAAGACGCCCAGTGCGGCTTCACGCCCATCGAGTCGATGCTCCAGGTCGGCGAGATGGCTTCCAGCGCCTCCGCGATGGCCGCGCCCTTTTCCCCCTTCCATCTGGCCAAGGGAGACACCCTCGTCGAGCCGCCCGCGCCCCGCTTTGAGACGCTGGGCGTGCCCTTTTCCGCCACCGGCCTTTCCGGCCAGGCGCTCGGGGAGCTGTGGCGGGCCCTCGGCTTTTCCGGCTCCGGCTTCATCCCCGTCTCCGCCGGGGGCTCCGGGAGCCTGGCCCGGCTCTCCGGCGCGGAGCTCAAGCCCGGCGGGGCCGTCTCCGCCGTCCTCATGTCCGGGGACTTGAACGTCGTGGGCACCGGCACCGTCACCACCCGGACGGGGAACCGCCTCCTGGCCTTCGGCCACGGCATGCAGGAAGCGGGCGCCAGCGCTTGGGGCCTGGCCCCGGCGGAAATCATCACCACCATCCCCAGCTACGCGGAGGCGTTTAAGATGAGCAACGCGGGCCCGCTCGTCGGCACCGTGGATCAGGACCGCCTCTGCGCCATCGCGGGGAAGGTCGGCCCGCTGCCGCCCCTGGCCGATTACCGGATCGAAATCGTCCACAACGGCAAGGCGTCCCCCACGCTCAAGGGCCGCTTCGTGACGGACAAGAACACCGTCCCGCTCCTCGTCGCCACCGCGGCGGCCGCCGCCATGCAGGATTCCAACCGGGTGGGCCGCACTCTCTTCCTCCACGTCTCCGGGGAGCTGCGCTTCCGGGACTCCGCCGTGCCGCCCCTCAAGATGGACGAGATCGCCTCCGGGGAGGACTTCGAGGCGAGGAAGGCCCTCATGACCCTGGTCGAGCCGGTGGAGATATTCTACGGCCAGCCCTGGCCCGTCGTCCCGCCCGCCTCCCTCACGCTGCGGGTGGAGACGGCGGAGGAAGTCCGCGCCTGGACCGTGGAGGAAACCCGCGTGGACAAGCGCTCCGTCGACCCGCGCGGGACGCTCGGCGTCGACGTCGTCCTGCGGGAGCGCTACGGGAACCGGCAGGTCCGCCACTTCGACGTGGCCCTGCCGCCCGCGCTCAAGCAGGGCCCCTTCCGCATCCGCGCCAGCGGCGCGATGGGCCTGGACCTGCCCGCCATTTCCGACACCGCCCCGGCCATCGAGGACGCGGCCCAGTACGTCGCCCTCTTCAATCGCCGCCACCGTGCCGACCGGCTCTACCTCCAGATCGTGAGCGACGCGCCGGGCCGCGTCGTGGGCGACCGGCAGCTGCCCGCCCTGCCGCCTTCCGTCCTCTCCGTCACCGGGCGGGACGCCGCCGCCTCCGGCGCGAAGACCGTTTCCATGGGGGAGCAGGTCTGGTATGAAACCTCCGCCGAGATGCCGGGCGTCGTCGGCGGGCAGCAGAGCGTCTTCCTCGACATCCACTCATGA
- a CDS encoding C4-type zinc ribbon domain-containing protein, giving the protein MLPVLQKLLILQERDEKLSALRGELDRMPVEEKALEDQWQAASHRLNHLKETHRQLEVDRKKLELEIGSKQEQIGRYKTQQLQTRNNDEFSALNHQIAHAEKEVVTIEDKELVGMERASELEKQIAAEEAALKVQEGKVAEKRAVFRERRARLEEEAAKVSAQQAAVEQEVEAAQEGILSRYRRILQSKKRQAVVPVTHGSCAGCHMKLTAQTVVAVTKAQEVVACENCGRLLYSGE; this is encoded by the coding sequence ATGCTCCCCGTTCTCCAAAAGCTCCTCATCCTCCAGGAACGTGACGAAAAGCTCTCCGCGCTGCGCGGGGAGCTGGACCGGATGCCGGTGGAGGAGAAGGCTTTGGAAGACCAGTGGCAGGCCGCCTCCCACCGCCTCAACCACCTGAAGGAGACCCACCGCCAGCTGGAAGTGGACCGCAAGAAGCTGGAACTGGAGATCGGCTCCAAGCAAGAGCAGATCGGCCGCTACAAGACGCAGCAGCTCCAGACCCGCAACAACGACGAGTTTTCCGCCCTGAACCACCAGATTGCCCACGCCGAGAAGGAGGTCGTCACCATCGAGGACAAGGAGCTGGTCGGCATGGAGCGCGCCTCCGAGCTGGAGAAGCAGATCGCCGCGGAAGAGGCGGCGCTGAAAGTGCAGGAAGGGAAGGTCGCGGAGAAGCGGGCCGTCTTCCGGGAGCGCCGGGCGCGGTTGGAGGAGGAGGCCGCCAAGGTTTCCGCCCAGCAGGCCGCCGTGGAGCAGGAGGTGGAGGCGGCCCAGGAGGGGATCCTGTCGCGCTACCGCCGCATCCTGCAGAGCAAAAAGCGCCAGGCCGTCGTCCCGGTAACCCACGGATCCTGCGCGGGCTGCCACATGAAGCTGACGGCCCAGACCGTCGTGGCCGTCACCAAGGCCCAGGAAGTCGTCGCCTGCGAGAATTGCGGGCGGCTGCTCTACAGCGGAGAATAG
- a CDS encoding MBL fold metallo-hydrolase yields MLEFTVLASGSSGNCAFLKTPGARLLIDAGLSGKRIEQGLSGVGGSLAEIDGVFITHEHSDHVLGLTALARRRNLPVYCNRLTMECLQPALEGYDNWRLFETGQTLTVGDVTIETFPVSHDAYDPVGYIFHHGLGSVGFLTDLGHATKLVIERVRRSRALVLEANHDLQLLQQDTRRPWPVKQRILSRHGHLSNEAAAELAVQIAGAHLEDLFLGHLSDDCNRPELAAQIIGDRLRAHGHHHVRLHPLEPSRAAATLRWTEARPPLPEVETSAAEEPFLS; encoded by the coding sequence ATGCTCGAGTTCACCGTATTGGCCAGCGGATCGAGCGGGAACTGCGCTTTCCTTAAAACCCCCGGGGCGCGCCTCCTGATCGACGCGGGACTTTCCGGAAAGCGGATCGAGCAGGGGCTCTCCGGCGTGGGAGGCAGCCTGGCGGAGATCGACGGCGTTTTCATCACCCACGAGCACAGCGACCACGTCCTGGGCCTCACGGCGCTGGCCCGCCGCAGGAACCTGCCGGTCTACTGCAACCGGTTGACCATGGAATGTCTCCAGCCCGCGCTGGAGGGATATGACAATTGGCGCCTTTTCGAGACGGGCCAGACCCTGACGGTGGGGGACGTGACGATCGAGACCTTCCCCGTTTCCCACGACGCCTACGACCCCGTGGGCTACATCTTCCACCACGGCCTGGGGTCGGTCGGGTTTTTGACCGACCTGGGGCACGCCACCAAGCTGGTCATCGAGCGGGTCCGCCGCTCCCGGGCCCTGGTCCTGGAGGCCAACCACGATCTCCAGCTCCTTCAGCAGGACACCCGCCGTCCCTGGCCGGTGAAGCAGCGCATTCTTTCCCGGCACGGCCACCTTTCCAACGAAGCCGCCGCCGAGCTGGCCGTCCAGATCGCCGGGGCGCACTTGGAAGACCTCTTCCTGGGTCACTTGAGCGACGACTGCAACCGGCCCGAGCTGGCCGCCCAGATCATCGGCGACCGGCTCCGTGCCCACGGCCACCACCATGTCCGGCTGCATCCGCTGGAGCCCTCCCGCGCCGCCGCCACCCTGCGATGGACGGAGGCCCGCCCTCCCTTGCCGGAGGTGGAAACCTCTGCCGCGGAAGAGCCGTTCCTCTCTTAA
- the polX gene encoding DNA polymerase/3'-5' exonuclease PolX: MDKEHAAAVLEEIAVLLDLKGENPFKSRAYRTGARALESLSEDLGRIVAEARLGSIPGLGEALQAKIAELVTTGRLEYHEKLRASFPPGIFDLLQLPGLGPKKVKALYEELQVSDIPALEKACQDHRVAELKGFGAKTELNILQSIDQRRRYTGQHRLGDVLGIAEGLLDALREHPAVIRVSAAGSLRRNKEVLHDLDLLASTTDPVEVSRYFTHLPGVESIIGQGETKASVLLVGGLQCDLRVVSDTVFPYALHHFTGSKEHNVAMRQRAISQGKKLSEWGLFREADGKEELIPCVTEEEIFHDLGLSYIPPELRENLGEIEAAEKNEIPRLVEWTDLKGTFHCHTDASDGRNTLREMVAEAAELGLGYLGIADHSKSSFQANGLSVERVLAQREEIAALNRDQDDVKVLSGIECDILKEGRLDYDDAVLAGFDYVVASLHVPGAKDEDMTPRLIKAMENPHVTMLGHPTGRLLLKREAYPVNLEKLIDAAAETGTWIELNANPYRLDLDWRWWRRARDKGVRCVINPDAHSIGDFQYLRVGTGLARKGWLRREDVANTLPWAEMEKLLGAKRRKHGIG, encoded by the coding sequence ATGGACAAGGAACATGCCGCCGCCGTGCTGGAGGAGATCGCCGTCCTCCTGGACTTGAAGGGGGAAAACCCCTTCAAAAGCCGCGCCTACCGGACAGGGGCCCGCGCCCTGGAATCCCTTTCCGAGGACCTCGGCCGGATCGTGGCGGAGGCGCGCCTGGGCTCCATTCCCGGCCTAGGGGAGGCCCTCCAGGCCAAGATTGCCGAGCTGGTGACGACCGGCCGTCTGGAATACCACGAAAAACTCCGCGCCTCCTTCCCGCCCGGCATCTTCGACCTCCTCCAACTCCCCGGCCTGGGGCCGAAGAAGGTGAAGGCCCTTTACGAGGAGCTCCAAGTCTCCGACATCCCCGCGCTGGAAAAGGCCTGCCAGGATCACCGCGTCGCCGAGCTGAAGGGCTTCGGCGCGAAGACGGAGCTGAACATCCTGCAAAGCATCGACCAGCGGCGCCGCTACACCGGCCAGCACCGGCTGGGAGACGTCCTGGGCATCGCGGAAGGGCTCCTCGACGCGCTGCGGGAGCATCCCGCCGTGATCCGCGTCAGCGCGGCGGGCAGCCTGCGGCGGAACAAGGAGGTCCTGCACGACCTGGACCTCCTGGCCTCCACGACCGACCCGGTGGAAGTCAGCCGCTACTTCACCCACCTCCCCGGCGTCGAATCGATCATCGGCCAGGGAGAGACGAAGGCCTCCGTCCTCCTCGTCGGCGGCCTCCAGTGCGACCTGCGCGTGGTGAGCGACACCGTCTTCCCCTACGCCCTGCACCACTTCACCGGCAGCAAGGAGCACAACGTGGCCATGCGCCAGCGGGCCATCTCCCAGGGAAAGAAATTGAGCGAATGGGGCCTCTTCCGCGAGGCGGACGGCAAGGAGGAGCTGATCCCCTGCGTCACGGAGGAGGAGATCTTCCACGACCTGGGGCTCTCCTACATCCCGCCGGAGCTGCGGGAGAACCTGGGGGAAATCGAGGCGGCGGAGAAGAACGAGATCCCGCGCCTGGTCGAATGGACCGACCTGAAGGGCACCTTCCACTGCCACACCGACGCCAGCGACGGCCGCAACACCCTGCGGGAGATGGTGGCGGAAGCGGCGGAGCTGGGCCTGGGCTACCTGGGCATCGCCGACCATTCCAAGTCCTCCTTCCAGGCCAACGGCCTCTCCGTGGAGCGCGTCCTGGCGCAGCGGGAGGAAATCGCCGCCCTCAACCGGGACCAGGACGATGTGAAGGTCCTCTCCGGGATCGAGTGCGACATCTTGAAGGAAGGCCGCCTCGACTATGACGACGCGGTGCTCGCCGGCTTCGACTACGTGGTGGCCTCCCTCCACGTGCCCGGCGCGAAGGACGAGGACATGACCCCGCGCCTCATCAAGGCGATGGAGAACCCCCACGTCACCATGCTGGGGCACCCCACGGGGCGGCTCCTGCTCAAGCGGGAGGCCTACCCGGTGAACCTGGAAAAACTCATCGACGCGGCGGCGGAAACCGGCACCTGGATCGAGCTAAACGCCAACCCCTACCGCCTGGACCTGGACTGGCGCTGGTGGCGCCGGGCGCGGGACAAGGGGGTGCGTTGCGTCATCAACCCGGACGCCCACTCCATCGGCGACTTCCAATACCTGCGCGTCGGCACGGGCCTGGCGCGGAAGGGGTGGCTGCGCCGGGAGGATGTGGCCAACACCCTGCCCTGGGCGGAAATGGAAAAGCTCCTCGGCGCCAAGCGCCGGAAGCACGGAATCGGCTAG
- the hemL gene encoding glutamate-1-semialdehyde 2,1-aminomutase: MTALPTPARPVAASRKLFAEALRYLPGGVNSPVRAFRGVGGEPFFAVRAEGARVWDADGNAYVDYVGTWGPAILGHAPKVVVEAVRNAAVHGTSFGIPNPLEVEMARTILSWVPSVEKVRMTNSGTEACMSAIRLARGFTKREKIVKFEGCYHGHGDSLLVKAGSGALTGGEPDSAGVPAALAALTLSLPFNDLPALEAAFAQNKGEIAAVIVEPFPANTGLILPDPGFHEALRRLCTEHGTLLIFDEVMTGFRLAKGGAQELLGIRPDLSTFGKVIGGGLPVGAFGGRAEVMDHLAPLGKVYQAGTLSGNPLAMAAGLAQLRALEETGGFAKLEEAGAALEAGLRPLLAKLATPTQLVRRGSMFSLFFTDGPVRSLADALRSDRERFARLFHALLDRGVYLAPSQFEAGFLSTAHGPAEIEQTLRAFAEALPLA, encoded by the coding sequence ATGACCGCCCTCCCGACTCCCGCGCGGCCCGTCGCCGCCTCCCGGAAACTCTTCGCGGAGGCCCTGCGCTACCTGCCCGGCGGGGTCAATTCCCCCGTCCGCGCCTTCCGCGGGGTGGGCGGAGAGCCGTTCTTCGCCGTCCGGGCGGAGGGAGCCCGCGTTTGGGACGCCGACGGGAACGCCTACGTCGACTACGTCGGCACCTGGGGCCCGGCCATCCTGGGTCACGCGCCGAAGGTCGTCGTGGAAGCGGTGCGGAACGCCGCCGTCCACGGCACCAGCTTCGGCATTCCCAATCCGTTGGAGGTGGAGATGGCCCGCACGATCCTCTCCTGGGTCCCTTCCGTGGAAAAGGTCCGCATGACCAACAGCGGCACGGAGGCCTGCATGAGCGCCATCCGCCTGGCGCGCGGCTTTACCAAGCGGGAAAAGATCGTCAAATTTGAAGGCTGCTACCACGGCCACGGCGATTCCCTTTTGGTGAAGGCCGGCTCCGGCGCGCTCACCGGGGGCGAGCCGGACAGCGCGGGCGTCCCCGCCGCCCTGGCCGCGCTGACCCTTTCCCTGCCGTTCAACGACCTGCCCGCGCTGGAGGCCGCCTTCGCGCAGAACAAGGGGGAGATCGCCGCCGTCATCGTGGAGCCCTTCCCGGCCAACACCGGCCTGATCCTCCCCGACCCCGGCTTCCACGAGGCGCTCCGCCGCCTCTGCACGGAGCACGGCACGCTCCTTATCTTCGACGAGGTGATGACCGGCTTCCGCCTGGCCAAGGGCGGCGCGCAGGAGCTCCTCGGCATCCGGCCCGACCTTTCGACCTTCGGCAAGGTGATCGGCGGCGGCCTGCCGGTCGGCGCCTTCGGCGGCCGGGCGGAGGTCATGGACCACCTGGCCCCGCTGGGGAAGGTCTACCAGGCCGGGACCCTTTCCGGTAATCCTCTGGCCATGGCGGCGGGCCTGGCCCAGCTCCGCGCGCTGGAGGAGACCGGCGGCTTCGCCAAGCTGGAGGAAGCCGGCGCCGCGCTGGAGGCGGGCCTCCGCCCGCTCCTGGCCAAGCTGGCCACCCCCACGCAGCTGGTCCGCCGCGGCTCCATGTTTTCCCTTTTCTTCACCGACGGCCCCGTCCGCAGCCTGGCCGACGCGCTGCGCAGCGACCGGGAACGCTTCGCCCGCCTCTTCCACGCCCTGTTGGACCGGGGCGTCTACCTGGCCCCCTCCCAGTTCGAGGCCGGATTCCTCAGCACCGCCCACGGCCCGGCGGAGATCGAGCAAACCCTGCGCGCCTTCGCGGAGGCGCTGCCCCTGGCATGA
- the rpoN gene encoding RNA polymerase factor sigma-54, with the protein MAGFGLHQNLGLSQTLSPQMQQSLALLQAPALELRSLIQQELEVNPVLEEAEVQEEEQKPEAKETTPEEAENDRWDKEEATKEAQAEQDEDWREYFAQSKGSSTYTAEDAERRRYFFDSQVDPDQLSDHLSRQLSLATDDEQIRAAGEEIIGSLDDDGFLKSNLDEISSSSQTPIPTVQQALALIQTFDPVGVAARDLRECLLIQLDRLGKAEDVEAAIVSHHIQELGRKKYQEIARALRVSADRVIQAAHFIATLQPRPGSAFAPDDKRNIVTTELAVQKNGDQWIVVLNDDAVPRLRISNVYKDLLATDGNDAKVREYLREKIRAGKFIIKCLHLRQQTLFNIASAIVQRQTEFFEHGTAMLKPLTMSQVAEAVGVHETTVSRAIANKYIQTPFGVFDLKYFFTPGYQTTTGEFLSNTSVKEAIQELVARENPQKPLSDQEIVSILSERGIPLARRTVAKYRSELNILPSNLRRGGI; encoded by the coding sequence ATGGCCGGATTCGGTCTGCACCAAAACCTCGGCTTAAGCCAGACGCTCTCTCCCCAGATGCAGCAGTCGCTGGCCCTGCTCCAGGCGCCCGCGCTGGAGCTGCGCTCCCTCATCCAGCAGGAGCTGGAGGTCAATCCCGTCCTGGAAGAAGCCGAGGTCCAGGAAGAGGAACAAAAGCCGGAGGCCAAGGAAACCACCCCCGAAGAGGCCGAGAACGACCGCTGGGACAAGGAAGAGGCCACCAAGGAAGCCCAGGCCGAGCAGGACGAGGACTGGCGCGAATACTTCGCCCAATCCAAGGGCAGCTCCACCTACACCGCGGAAGACGCCGAGCGCCGCCGCTACTTCTTCGACTCCCAGGTCGATCCCGACCAGCTCTCCGACCACCTTTCCCGCCAGCTCTCCCTGGCCACCGACGACGAGCAGATCCGCGCCGCAGGCGAGGAAATCATCGGCAGCCTCGACGACGACGGCTTCCTCAAGTCGAACCTGGACGAGATTTCCTCCTCCTCCCAGACGCCGATCCCCACCGTCCAGCAGGCCCTGGCCCTCATCCAAACCTTCGACCCCGTGGGCGTCGCCGCGCGCGACCTGCGGGAGTGCCTCCTCATCCAGCTGGACCGCCTGGGCAAGGCGGAGGACGTGGAAGCGGCCATCGTCTCCCACCACATCCAGGAGCTGGGCCGGAAGAAATACCAGGAGATCGCCCGCGCCCTGCGCGTCTCCGCCGACCGCGTCATCCAGGCCGCCCACTTCATCGCCACCCTCCAGCCCCGGCCCGGCTCGGCCTTCGCCCCGGACGACAAGCGGAACATCGTCACCACGGAGCTGGCCGTCCAGAAGAACGGCGACCAGTGGATCGTCGTCCTAAACGACGACGCCGTTCCCCGCCTCCGCATCAGCAACGTCTACAAGGACCTGCTGGCCACCGACGGCAACGACGCCAAGGTCCGCGAATACCTGCGGGAAAAGATCCGGGCGGGCAAGTTCATCATCAAGTGCCTCCACCTGCGCCAGCAGACCCTCTTCAACATCGCCAGCGCCATCGTCCAGCGGCAGACGGAATTCTTCGAGCACGGCACGGCCATGCTCAAGCCCCTGACCATGAGCCAGGTGGCGGAAGCCGTCGGCGTCCACGAGACGACGGTCAGCCGCGCCATCGCCAACAAATACATCCAGACCCCCTTCGGCGTCTTCGACCTGAAGTATTTCTTCACCCCCGGCTACCAGACCACCACGGGCGAGTTCCTCTCCAACACCAGCGTGAAGGAGGCCATCCAGGAGCTCGTCGCCCGGGAAAACCCGCAGAAGCCCCTTTCCGACCAGGAGATTGTCTCCATCCTTTCCGAACGCGGCATCCCCCTGGCGCGCCGCACCGTCGCCAAATACCGCTCGGAACTGAACATTCTCCCCTCCAACCTGCGGCGGGGCGGGATTTAA
- a CDS encoding GNAT family N-acetyltransferase, producing the protein MPSRERERASAAAVRKAPARELSPAAARALTRRGESSLDFALELEDHGIQVDRMGLDRKQWRQFMGPGVTPANFWEKVLPGLDLAGERRVRISSPDLMQGKELSRLDLELKASVKDRDGKFVPVELEWRIEPREKTGRLAMLSLDAAGRGRGLGEALFERTMAFFRDRGVERVTMRANIDVGGYLWPQKGFFAQDLGEAAAMLGDGPAYGAKGQIHAQIESLRAAIRRREIQGGLSKEEREQTREFAAELDQAQRIVEDGRRHVAAGNLRAAQLAVPMVAALRAETPEFLIRKISADNRGALYAALRADTLGKALLCGTACEAAYDFRDARCRRLYSPKPTA; encoded by the coding sequence GTGCCTAGCCGGGAGCGGGAGCGCGCTTCGGCCGCCGCCGTCCGCAAGGCCCCCGCGCGGGAGCTCTCCCCCGCCGCCGCCCGCGCCCTGACGCGGCGCGGCGAAAGCAGCCTCGACTTCGCCCTGGAGCTGGAAGACCACGGCATCCAGGTCGACCGGATGGGCCTCGACCGGAAGCAGTGGCGCCAATTCATGGGGCCCGGCGTGACCCCCGCCAATTTCTGGGAGAAAGTCCTGCCCGGCCTGGATCTGGCCGGGGAACGGCGGGTGCGGATTTCCTCCCCCGATCTCATGCAGGGAAAGGAGCTTTCCCGCCTCGACCTGGAATTGAAGGCCTCCGTGAAAGACCGGGACGGGAAATTCGTCCCCGTCGAGCTGGAATGGCGCATTGAACCGCGCGAAAAGACGGGCCGCTTGGCCATGCTTTCCCTGGACGCCGCCGGACGCGGGCGCGGGCTGGGGGAGGCCCTTTTCGAGCGGACCATGGCCTTCTTCCGCGATCGGGGCGTGGAGCGGGTCACCATGCGGGCCAACATCGACGTGGGCGGCTATCTCTGGCCGCAGAAGGGATTCTTCGCCCAGGACCTGGGGGAGGCGGCCGCCATGCTGGGAGACGGCCCGGCCTACGGGGCCAAGGGGCAGATCCACGCCCAGATAGAATCCCTGCGCGCCGCGATCCGGCGGCGGGAGATACAAGGCGGCCTTTCCAAGGAAGAGCGGGAGCAGACGCGGGAATTCGCGGCGGAGCTGGACCAGGCCCAGCGCATTGTGGAGGACGGGCGCCGGCATGTCGCCGCCGGGAACTTGCGTGCGGCCCAGCTGGCCGTGCCGATGGTGGCCGCGCTGCGGGCGGAGACGCCCGAGTTCCTGATCCGGAAGATCTCCGCCGACAATCGCGGCGCGCTCTACGCCGCGCTCCGCGCCGACACGCTGGGGAAGGCGCTCCTCTGCGGCACCGCCTGCGAGGCGGCGTACGACTTCCGCGACGCGCGGTGCCGCCGCCTCTACTCTCCCAAGCCTACCGCTTAG
- a CDS encoding tetratricopeptide repeat protein, producing the protein MRSRLLAALLLPVLAALPLFAQTAAPTDTPSPEFQKKMQAVFDAFSNGRYAESLLRLQEAEKLRPNDPQVINLHGSILVKQEQWAAADEQFDKALKIDPKFFPARFNKAEVLYLQKKYPESRAGFQSILADDPKNELILYKVYLTYLLEKNLDEAKARLDKFDFGGNTPAYYYANAAWLFNQGKGPQAEDYIRSALSIFPTQSNNLFAEPLIEAGWLQKRDPASGQR; encoded by the coding sequence ATGCGCTCCCGCCTCTTGGCCGCCCTCCTCCTTCCCGTCCTGGCGGCCCTGCCGCTTTTCGCGCAGACCGCCGCCCCCACCGACACGCCTTCCCCCGAGTTCCAGAAGAAGATGCAGGCCGTCTTCGACGCCTTTTCCAACGGGCGCTACGCCGAATCCCTTCTCCGCCTCCAGGAGGCCGAAAAACTCCGCCCGAACGATCCCCAGGTCATCAACCTGCACGGCTCCATCCTGGTGAAGCAGGAACAGTGGGCCGCCGCCGACGAGCAGTTCGACAAGGCGCTAAAGATCGACCCAAAGTTCTTCCCCGCCCGCTTCAACAAGGCGGAAGTCCTCTACCTGCAAAAGAAGTATCCGGAGTCCCGCGCCGGCTTCCAGTCGATCCTGGCGGACGATCCCAAGAACGAGCTGATCCTCTACAAGGTTTACCTGACCTACCTCCTGGAAAAGAACCTGGACGAGGCCAAGGCCCGCCTGGACAAGTTCGACTTCGGCGGCAACACCCCGGCCTACTACTACGCCAACGCGGCGTGGCTCTTTAACCAGGGCAAGGGACCGCAGGCCGAGGATTACATCCGTTCCGCGCTGAGCATTTTCCCCACCCAGTCGAACAACCTGTTCGCCGAGCCGCTGATCGAGGCGGGCTGGCTGCAGAAGCGGGACCCCGCTTCCGGCCAGCGTTAA
- a CDS encoding UDP-N-acetylglucosamine diphosphorylase, whose translation MSFSPSAYLDLSQTAHAALFEGVGNVWEALPRIAPYLKENLKPAFHGSKLAEAYVGPQVYVGPGTIIEPGAVIKGPAWIGAECEVRAGAYIRENVIVGDGCVLGNSCEFKNAVLFNGCQVPHYTYVGDSILGHKAHLGAGVILSNFKLAGDEVVLRHDGALIRTGLRKFGAIVGDRVEVGCKAVLNPGSVIGRGAVLYPGVVWSGVLAEKTLVKNRPQYQLLPVRD comes from the coding sequence ATGAGCTTCTCCCCCTCCGCCTACCTCGACCTCTCCCAGACCGCCCACGCCGCCCTCTTCGAGGGGGTCGGCAACGTCTGGGAGGCGCTCCCCCGCATCGCCCCCTATCTCAAGGAGAACCTGAAGCCCGCCTTCCACGGCTCCAAGCTGGCGGAGGCCTACGTCGGCCCGCAGGTCTACGTCGGCCCCGGGACGATCATCGAGCCCGGCGCGGTCATCAAGGGGCCCGCCTGGATCGGCGCCGAGTGCGAGGTGCGCGCCGGGGCCTACATCCGGGAAAACGTCATCGTCGGGGACGGCTGCGTCCTGGGCAATTCCTGCGAGTTCAAGAACGCCGTCCTCTTCAACGGCTGCCAGGTACCGCACTACACTTACGTCGGCGATTCGATCCTGGGCCACAAGGCCCACCTGGGCGCGGGAGTCATCCTTTCCAACTTCAAGCTGGCGGGAGACGAGGTCGTCCTGCGGCACGACGGCGCGCTCATCCGCACCGGCCTGCGGAAATTCGGCGCCATCGTCGGGGACCGGGTGGAGGTCGGCTGCAAGGCGGTCCTCAACCCCGGCTCGGTCATCGGCCGGGGGGCGGTCCTCTATCCCGGCGTGGTCTGGAGCGGCGTCCTGGCGGAAAAGACCCTGGTGAAGAACCGGCCCCAGTATCAATTATTGCCGGTTCGGGACTAA